One genomic segment of Gossypium arboreum isolate Shixiya-1 chromosome 3, ASM2569848v2, whole genome shotgun sequence includes these proteins:
- the LOC108476095 gene encoding reticulon-like protein B17, with amino-acid sequence MEPSSTPPSHRSNPISHTKSASRLARIGYSVVESGERERPTIPHLSLDHISPSPKKLTTPASPSPLSLRSSTNSLPLQELLLLSPASPLRRSRTRLADRLEMVEEVGAAELGGGSRRKCKSRASQTGVLGCGTPRNSRRSRRRMEMELREDRDLVLGEEMGKPRKRRHSGKSKKEKLSLVPALPSSKADDCEKCNLDRMGEMISDLVMWRDVAKSSLWFGFGCLCFLSSCFTKGVTFSIFSVISHIGLLCLGVSFFSNSIYQNVDKMNEFKLKEEDFLRPAKLILPATNFAISKMRKLFSGEPSMTLKVAPLLLLGAEYGHIITLRRLCAFGFFISFSVPKLYSRYSGLINKKAEYMKEWGMETWGACSHKKLVAASAATAFWNLSSIKTRIFSAFIAMVIIRYCRQHLVQDSVEVEAEEVERELSQKALVVAGEESKKN; translated from the exons ATGGAACCAAGTTCGACCCCACCTTCACACCGCTCAAACCCCATTTCTCACACTAAATCTGCTTCACGTCTAGCAAGAATCGGCTACTCTGTTGTTGAATCCGGAGAACGAGAAAGACCCACCATCCCCCATCTTTCTTTGGACCACATTTCGCCTTCCCCCAAGAAACTAACTACTCCAGCTTCGCCCTCCCCTCTTTCTCTCCGATCATCTACCAACTCTCTGCCTCTCCAAGAACTTTTGCTTCTCTCCCCTGCATCTCCTCTGAGGAGATCAAGAACCCGACTCGCCGATAGGCTCGAAATGGTGGAGGAAGTTGGTGCGGCGGAGCTAGGTGGTGGTTCTCGTAGGAAATGCAAAAGCAGGGCTTCTCAGACGGGTGTTTTGGGATGTGGGACCCCTAGGAACAGTAGAAGGTCGAGGAGGAGAATGGAGATGGAGTTAAGAGAAGATAGGGATTTGGTTTTGGGAGAGGAGATGGGGAAACCAAGGAAAAGGCGGCATAGTGGGAAATCAAAGAAGGAGAAACTCAGTCTGGTCCCTGCTCTTCCTTCTTCAA AAGCCGATGATTGTGAAAAATGTAATCTTGATCGAATGGGGGAGATGATTAGTGATCTGGTTATGTGGAGGGATGTTGCAAAATCAAGTCTTTGGTTTGGATTTGGATGTTTATGTTTCTTATCCTCTTGCTTTACCAAAGGTGTTACTTTTAG CATTTTCTCGGTGATATCTCATATTGGTCTTTTGTGTTTGGGGGTTTCCTTCTTCTCCAACTCCATATATCAAAATGTTGACAAGATGAATGAGTTCAAGCTAAAGGAAGAAGATTTTCTCAGACCAGCTAAACTGATTCTTCCAGCTACAAATTTTGCAATTTCAAAGATGAGAAAACTCTTCTCTGGGGAACCATCCATGACCCTCAAG GTAGCTCCATTGCTCCTCCTTGGAGCTGAGTATGGCCACATTATAACCCTGAGGAGACTATGTGCATTTG GATTTTTCATCAGCTTCTCCGTGCCAAAACTGTACTCTCGCTACTCTGGTCTGATAAACAAAAAGG CTGAGTACATGAAAGAATGGGGCATGGAAACATGGGGAGCTTGCTCTCATAAAAAGCTTGTGGCAGCTTCAGCAGCAACAGCCTTTTGGAATCTCTCTAGTATTAAAACCCGTATTTTTTCTG CATTCATAGCTATGGTGATAATCCGGTATTGCCGGCAACATCTAGTGCAAGACTCGGTTGAAGTGGAGGCCGAAGAAGTGGAACGAGAGCTGTCACAGAAGGCCTTGGTGGTAGCAGGAGAGGAATCAAAGAAAAACTAA
- the LOC108476098 gene encoding protein NUCLEAR FUSION DEFECTIVE 6, mitochondrial isoform X2 — MASIGAATRVVLRSSSARNAAARLAPQSKAAPSQFRVSSRIPLSNCICRCPVEASFCLESMLPYHSATASALMTSMLTISRRSYVWLSEGL; from the exons ATGGCATCGATTGGCGCCGCCACAAGAGTAGTTCTCCGATCAAGTTCTGCTCGCAACGCTGCGGCTCGGCTCGCCCCACAATCGAAAGCTGCACCATCGCAGTTTCGTGTCTCCTCCAGGATTCCTCTTTCCAACTGCATTTGCAG GTGTCCGGTTGAAGCGAGTTTCTGCTTGGAATCGATGCTGCCGTATCACTCGGCGACTGCTTCGGCTTTGATGACTTCGATGCTCACCATTTCTCGCCGAAGCTATGTTTGGCTCTCGGAAG gGCTGTAA
- the LOC108476098 gene encoding protein NUCLEAR FUSION DEFECTIVE 6, mitochondrial isoform X1: protein MASIGAATRVVLRSSSARNAAARLAPQSKAAPSQFRVSSRIPLSNCICRCPVEASFCLESMLPYHSATASALMTSMLTISRRSYVWLSEACNYDV from the exons ATGGCATCGATTGGCGCCGCCACAAGAGTAGTTCTCCGATCAAGTTCTGCTCGCAACGCTGCGGCTCGGCTCGCCCCACAATCGAAAGCTGCACCATCGCAGTTTCGTGTCTCCTCCAGGATTCCTCTTTCCAACTGCATTTGCAG GTGTCCGGTTGAAGCGAGTTTCTGCTTGGAATCGATGCTGCCGTATCACTCGGCGACTGCTTCGGCTTTGATGACTTCGATGCTCACCATTTCTCGCCGAAGCTATGTTTGGCTCTCGGAAG CTTGCAATTATGATGTGTGA
- the LOC108476096 gene encoding nuclear cap-binding protein subunit 2, which yields MASLFKDPAKLSAYRDRRFNGSQEEFEQALLTSTTVYIGNMSFYTTEEQVYELFSRAGEIKKIIMGLDKNSKTPCGFCFVLYYSREDAEDAVKYISGTILDDRPIRVDFDWGFVEGRQWGRGRSGGQVRDEYRTDYDPGRGGYGKLVQKELEAQRQLVDYGAGSLGSFPPVMAPHYGRHGGGHGHGGSYRHGRDYHRKRHRDDDRYARESSKRNSDHESRRASDHDARPEKNPRFRESGDSDEEEDDDRKRRS from the exons ATGGCTTCTCTGTTCAAG GACCCAGCTAAGCTTTCAGCATACCGAGACAGAAGATTCAATGGTTCGCAAGAGGAATTCGAGCAAGCACTCCTCACTTCGACAACCGTCTACATCGGAAACATGTCTTTTTACACTACTGAAGAACAAGTTTATGAGCTTTTCTCTAGAGCCGGTGAAATCAAGAAAATTATTATGGGCCTTGACAAGAACTCTAAAACGCCTTGCGGCTTTTGCTTTGTCCT GTATTATTCTAGGGAAGATGCTGAGGATGCCGTTAAATACATTAGTGGGACAATCCTTGATGACCGCCCGATTCGTGTTGATTTTGATTGGGGATTTGTTGAAGGAAGGCAATGGGGCCGTGGTCGAAGTGGTGGCCAA GTGCGAGATGAATATCGAACTGATTACGATCCTG GCAGAGGTGGTTATGGAAAATTAGTTCAAAAAGAGTTGGAAGCACAAAGACAGCTTGTAGATTATGGAGCTGGGTCACTGGGCTCATTCCCACCGGTTATGGCCCCTCATT ATGGTAGGCATGGTGGGGgccatggtcatggtggttcttATCGTCATGGGAGAG ATTACCATCGGAAGCGACACCGAGATGATGACCGCTATGCACGTGAGTCCTCAAAGAGAAACTCGGATCATGAATCCAGGAGAGCCTCTGACCATGACGCTAGACCG GAGAAGAATCCACGTTTCCGAGAGAGCGGTGAttctgatgaagaagaagatgatgatcgTAAACGACGATCTTAA
- the LOC108474464 gene encoding uncharacterized protein LOC108474464 isoform X1: MKVKVISRSTDEFTRERSQDLQRVFRNFDPSLRSQEKAVEYVRALNAAKLDKIFARPFIGAMDGHRDSIKCMAKNPNYLKAIFSGSDDGDIRLWDLASRRTVCQFPGHQGAVQGLTVSTDGSVLVSCGSDCTVRLWNVPDANLADSDNLSDNSAKPVAVYVWKNAFRAVDHQWDGDLFATAGAQVDIWNHNRSQPVNTFDWGADTTISVRFNPGEPNILATSANDRSITLYDLRMSSPARKVIMRTKTNSIAWNPMEPMNFTSANEDCNCYSYDARKLEEAKCVHKDHVSAVMDIDFSPTGREFVTGSYDRTVRIFQYNGGHSREIYHTKRMQRVFCVKCSCDASYVISGSDDTNLRLWKAKASEQLGVVLPRERKKHEYLEAVKNRYKHLPEVKRIVRHRHLPRPVYKAANLRRTMIEAERRKEQRRKAHSAPGSIVTEPVRKRRIIKEVE; this comes from the exons ATGAAGGTGAAAGTAATATCACGTTCTACAGATGAGTTCACTCGAGAACGAAGCCAAGATCTGCAGAGGGTGTTTCGTAATTTCGACCCCAGCCTACGATCCCAAGAGAAAGCCGTCGAGTACGTCCGAGCTCTTAACGCAGCCAAATTGGACAAG atatTTGCAAGACCCTTTATTGGAGCTATGGATGGGCATAGAGATTCCATTAAGTGTATGGCAAAGAACCCAAATTACTTGAAAGCAATTTTTTCTGGTTCTGACGACGGag ATATCCGACTTTGGGATTTAGCTTCCAG gCGAACAGTTTGTCAATTTCCTGGTCACCAAGGTGCTGTACAAGGTTTGACAGTATCAACAGATGGAAGCGTTCTTGTATCATGTGGAAGTGATTGCAC TGTTAGGCTCTGGAATGTTCCTGATGCTAATCTTGCAGATTCAGATAATCTTTCTGATAATTCAGCTAAG CCGGTAGCAGTTTATGTTTGGAAGAATGCATTCCG GGCTGTTGATCACCAATGGGATGGTGACCTCTTTGCCACAGCTGGTGCTCAAGTAGATATATGGAATCACAATAG GTCTCAGCCAGTGAACACTTTTGATTGGGGAGCAGACACAACTATATCTGTTCGATTTAATCCAGGAGAGCCGAATATCTTGGCAACATCAGCTAA TGATCGGAGCATAACATTGTATGATCTGCGAATGTCATCCCCGGCAAGGAAAGTTATTATGAGG ACGAAAACCAATTCTATTGCTTGGAACCCAATGGAGCCTATGAACTTCACTTCG GCAAATGAGGATTGCAATTGCTACAGCTATGATGCCAGAAAGCTGGAGGAGGCCAAGTGTGTGCACAAAGATCATGTTTCTGCAGT AATGGATATTGATTTCTCACCAACTGGTCGGGAATTTGTAACTGGATCTTATGATAGAACA GTCAGAATTTTCCAGTATAATGGTGGTCACAGTCGAGAAATCTACCATACGAAGAGAATGCAAAG GGTATTCTGTGTGAAGTGTAGCTGTGATGCCAGTTATGTCATTTCGGGAAGTGATGATACTAACCTTAGGCTCTGGAAAGCTAAAGCATCAGAACAATTGGGAGTG GTACTTCCAAGGGAAAGAAAGAAACATGAGTATCTTGAAGCTGTTAAGAATCGTTACAAGCATCTGCCTGAAGTTAAGCGTATTGTGAG GCACAGGCACTTGCCAAGACCAGTTTATAAGGCAGCCAACCTTAGACGCACTATGATTGAAgcagaaagaaggaaagaacaaagaAGGAAAGCTCACAGTGCCCCTGGAAGCATTGTGACTGAACCGGTTCGTAAAAGAAGAATAATCAAAGAGGTTGAGTGA
- the LOC108474464 gene encoding uncharacterized protein LOC108474464 isoform X2, whose product MDGHRDSIKCMAKNPNYLKAIFSGSDDGDIRLWDLASRRTVCQFPGHQGAVQGLTVSTDGSVLVSCGSDCTVRLWNVPDANLADSDNLSDNSAKPVAVYVWKNAFRAVDHQWDGDLFATAGAQVDIWNHNRSQPVNTFDWGADTTISVRFNPGEPNILATSANDRSITLYDLRMSSPARKVIMRTKTNSIAWNPMEPMNFTSANEDCNCYSYDARKLEEAKCVHKDHVSAVMDIDFSPTGREFVTGSYDRTVRIFQYNGGHSREIYHTKRMQRVFCVKCSCDASYVISGSDDTNLRLWKAKASEQLGVVLPRERKKHEYLEAVKNRYKHLPEVKRIVRHRHLPRPVYKAANLRRTMIEAERRKEQRRKAHSAPGSIVTEPVRKRRIIKEVE is encoded by the exons ATGGATGGGCATAGAGATTCCATTAAGTGTATGGCAAAGAACCCAAATTACTTGAAAGCAATTTTTTCTGGTTCTGACGACGGag ATATCCGACTTTGGGATTTAGCTTCCAG gCGAACAGTTTGTCAATTTCCTGGTCACCAAGGTGCTGTACAAGGTTTGACAGTATCAACAGATGGAAGCGTTCTTGTATCATGTGGAAGTGATTGCAC TGTTAGGCTCTGGAATGTTCCTGATGCTAATCTTGCAGATTCAGATAATCTTTCTGATAATTCAGCTAAG CCGGTAGCAGTTTATGTTTGGAAGAATGCATTCCG GGCTGTTGATCACCAATGGGATGGTGACCTCTTTGCCACAGCTGGTGCTCAAGTAGATATATGGAATCACAATAG GTCTCAGCCAGTGAACACTTTTGATTGGGGAGCAGACACAACTATATCTGTTCGATTTAATCCAGGAGAGCCGAATATCTTGGCAACATCAGCTAA TGATCGGAGCATAACATTGTATGATCTGCGAATGTCATCCCCGGCAAGGAAAGTTATTATGAGG ACGAAAACCAATTCTATTGCTTGGAACCCAATGGAGCCTATGAACTTCACTTCG GCAAATGAGGATTGCAATTGCTACAGCTATGATGCCAGAAAGCTGGAGGAGGCCAAGTGTGTGCACAAAGATCATGTTTCTGCAGT AATGGATATTGATTTCTCACCAACTGGTCGGGAATTTGTAACTGGATCTTATGATAGAACA GTCAGAATTTTCCAGTATAATGGTGGTCACAGTCGAGAAATCTACCATACGAAGAGAATGCAAAG GGTATTCTGTGTGAAGTGTAGCTGTGATGCCAGTTATGTCATTTCGGGAAGTGATGATACTAACCTTAGGCTCTGGAAAGCTAAAGCATCAGAACAATTGGGAGTG GTACTTCCAAGGGAAAGAAAGAAACATGAGTATCTTGAAGCTGTTAAGAATCGTTACAAGCATCTGCCTGAAGTTAAGCGTATTGTGAG GCACAGGCACTTGCCAAGACCAGTTTATAAGGCAGCCAACCTTAGACGCACTATGATTGAAgcagaaagaaggaaagaacaaagaAGGAAAGCTCACAGTGCCCCTGGAAGCATTGTGACTGAACCGGTTCGTAAAAGAAGAATAATCAAAGAGGTTGAGTGA